A genomic window from Variovorax paradoxus includes:
- a CDS encoding CorA family divalent cation transporter — MLNPPAATMPTEAHTPLTGAPTVQHFRQALLWPLRLMPAPHAAHHHGPWHVLREMGDASPWREEVDEYTGDSSRFHERHYNEFVSFLPYVQRFLYGEGRSRGDGVGGDGDSPMRIFRRHDIAAVRLVAQPGDAPVTLDVIHCDLYFFFDIDVVLLNLEVGADNLSLAQAQDILYRFGRAYPSGWEPDGSALHCMASVEWLAADGHVLASSDAEQREAFLSHVAQHRAPRISAHWAYLMQPLVSDHSEDPGVLRYRQIEYYRMPVMAYLSLDDPRRLTRDDFVRLALVTGAGATDAHLPYAEHHLADFEHKYCYDRFWVNAGAAPNTRYLCNGHALVVVGDANSEFFCCRDRGVLAQFRHQHFLLFLIAHFQKASLLMFSDQLVEALKRLDIRSTPSVKQFKRAIRASFERFLRFTHRYWFHEISEQAQVRALSHMCATHLGLDPLYDEVKARIADMNTYLDADSLRRQASTVVRLTVVTLFGLIGTITTGFLGMNLLAEADAPLWRKAVWFGVVFVATTWLTIYTMVKSQRLSDFIDALSNDRLGFRGKMAALARVWRPGAD, encoded by the coding sequence ATGCTGAACCCACCCGCGGCCACCATGCCCACAGAGGCACACACGCCCCTCACGGGCGCCCCCACCGTGCAGCATTTCCGCCAGGCGCTGCTGTGGCCCTTGCGACTGATGCCTGCGCCGCACGCCGCGCACCATCACGGGCCCTGGCACGTGCTGCGCGAGATGGGCGACGCATCGCCGTGGCGCGAAGAGGTCGACGAATACACCGGCGACAGCAGCCGCTTTCACGAGCGGCACTACAACGAGTTCGTGAGCTTCCTGCCGTACGTGCAGCGCTTCCTGTACGGCGAAGGCCGCTCACGTGGCGACGGCGTGGGCGGCGACGGCGATTCGCCGATGCGCATCTTCCGCCGCCACGACATTGCGGCCGTGCGCCTGGTGGCGCAGCCGGGCGACGCGCCGGTCACGCTCGACGTGATCCATTGCGACCTGTATTTCTTCTTCGACATCGACGTGGTGCTGCTCAACCTCGAAGTCGGTGCAGACAACCTGAGCCTTGCGCAGGCTCAGGACATCCTCTACCGTTTCGGCCGCGCCTACCCTTCAGGCTGGGAGCCCGACGGCTCGGCGCTGCACTGCATGGCCAGCGTCGAATGGCTGGCCGCCGACGGCCACGTGCTCGCGAGCTCCGACGCGGAGCAGCGCGAGGCCTTTCTCTCGCACGTGGCGCAGCACCGCGCGCCGCGCATCTCCGCCCACTGGGCCTACCTGATGCAGCCGCTGGTGAGCGACCATTCGGAAGACCCCGGCGTGCTGCGCTACCGGCAGATCGAGTACTACCGCATGCCGGTCATGGCCTACCTCTCGCTGGACGATCCGCGCCGCCTCACGCGCGACGACTTCGTGCGGCTCGCGCTGGTCACCGGCGCAGGTGCCACCGACGCCCACCTGCCCTACGCCGAGCACCATCTCGCCGACTTCGAGCACAAGTACTGCTACGACCGCTTCTGGGTGAACGCGGGCGCAGCACCCAACACGCGCTACCTGTGCAACGGCCATGCGCTCGTCGTGGTGGGCGATGCGAACTCCGAATTCTTCTGTTGCCGCGACCGCGGCGTGCTCGCGCAGTTCAGGCACCAGCACTTCCTGCTGTTCCTCATTGCGCACTTCCAGAAGGCCTCGCTGCTGATGTTCTCCGACCAGCTGGTGGAGGCGCTCAAGCGGCTGGACATCCGCAGCACGCCGAGCGTGAAGCAGTTCAAGCGCGCCATCCGCGCGAGCTTCGAACGCTTCCTGCGCTTCACGCACCGCTACTGGTTCCACGAAATTTCGGAGCAGGCGCAGGTGCGCGCGCTTTCGCACATGTGCGCCACGCACCTCGGGCTGGACCCGCTCTACGACGAGGTCAAGGCACGCATCGCGGACATGAACACGTACCTCGACGCCGACAGCCTGCGCAGGCAGGCCAGCACCGTCGTGCGGCTCACGGTGGTCACGCTGTTCGGTCTCATCGGCACCATCACCACCGGCTTCCTCGGCATGAACCTGCTGGCCGAAGCCGATGCGCCGCTGTGGCGCAAGGCAGTGTGGTTCGGCGTGGTGTTCGTCGCGACGACGTGGCTGACCATCTACACGATGGTGAAGTCGCAGCGGCTGTCGGACTTCATCGATGCGCTGTCGAACGACCGGCTGGGCTTCAGGGGCAAGATGGCCGCGCTGGCGCGGGTGTGGCGGCCCGGCGCGGACTGA
- a CDS encoding amino acid ABC transporter permease, which yields MNYQFQFDAVFAAWPLLLKGTWITVQLSLIATVLGLVVAIFCAWGKTSGPGWLRFLVNAYIEVIRNTPFLVQLFFFFFALPAIGLRWSPQTAALVAMVVNLGAYATEIIRAGIESIPKGQIEAGRALNLKPWEIFRFVIIKPALKAIYPALTSQFILLMLSSAVVSVISADDLTSVAANLQSQTFRSFEIYIVVAAIYLALALAFSAMFKLIYKRTLNYPDRR from the coding sequence ATGAACTACCAGTTTCAATTCGACGCCGTCTTTGCCGCCTGGCCGCTGCTGCTCAAGGGCACGTGGATCACGGTCCAGCTCTCGCTCATTGCCACGGTGCTGGGCCTGGTGGTGGCCATCTTCTGTGCCTGGGGCAAGACCTCGGGGCCGGGCTGGCTGCGCTTTCTGGTCAATGCCTACATCGAGGTGATCCGCAACACGCCGTTCCTCGTGCAGCTGTTCTTTTTCTTCTTCGCGTTGCCGGCCATCGGTCTGCGCTGGTCGCCGCAGACGGCCGCGCTGGTGGCCATGGTGGTGAACCTGGGCGCCTACGCCACGGAAATCATCCGCGCGGGCATCGAGTCGATTCCCAAGGGGCAGATCGAAGCGGGCAGGGCGCTGAACCTCAAGCCCTGGGAAATCTTCCGCTTCGTCATCATCAAGCCCGCGCTGAAGGCCATCTATCCGGCGCTCACGAGCCAGTTCATCCTGCTGATGCTGAGCTCGGCCGTGGTGTCGGTCATCTCGGCCGACGACCTGACCTCGGTGGCCGCCAACCTGCAGTCGCAGACCTTCCGCAGCTTCGAGATCTACATCGTGGTCGCCGCCATCTACCTGGCGCTGGCGCTCGCTTTCTCGGCGATGTTCAAGCTGATCTACAAGCGCACGCTCAACTACCCGGACCGCCGGTAA
- a CDS encoding amino acid ABC transporter permease translates to MRTFGFPEFLFILEAAKWTLALSAIAFVGGAILGLIIALMRTSESTWARAVSTTFIQIFQGTPLLLQLFLVFFGAPVLGLDINPWVAAGFALILNSAAFLGEIWRGCIEAIPRGQWEAAEALSLKYSSRMRDVVLPQAFKIALAPTVGYVVQIIKGTSLAAIIGFVEVTRAGQIVNNATFQPLIVFSVVAAIYFAICWPLSLLAARMERRRARALAR, encoded by the coding sequence ATGCGCACCTTCGGTTTTCCCGAATTCCTTTTCATCCTCGAAGCGGCCAAGTGGACGCTCGCGCTGTCGGCCATCGCCTTCGTCGGCGGCGCGATCCTGGGGCTCATCATTGCGCTGATGCGCACGTCTGAATCGACGTGGGCGCGCGCCGTATCGACCACCTTCATCCAGATCTTCCAGGGCACACCGCTGCTGCTGCAGCTGTTCCTGGTGTTCTTCGGCGCGCCGGTGCTGGGGCTGGACATCAATCCGTGGGTTGCCGCCGGCTTCGCCCTCATCCTGAACAGCGCGGCCTTCCTCGGCGAGATCTGGCGCGGCTGCATCGAGGCCATTCCGCGCGGACAGTGGGAAGCAGCAGAGGCGCTGAGTCTGAAGTACAGCTCGCGCATGCGCGACGTGGTGCTGCCGCAGGCCTTCAAGATCGCGCTGGCGCCCACGGTGGGCTACGTGGTGCAGATCATCAAGGGCACATCGCTCGCGGCCATCATCGGTTTTGTCGAGGTCACGCGTGCGGGGCAGATCGTCAACAACGCCACCTTCCAGCCGCTCATCGTGTTCTCGGTGGTGGCAGCCATCTACTTTGCCATCTGCTGGCCGCTTTCATTGCTGGCCGCGCGCATGGAGCGCCGCCGGGCCCGGGCGCTCGCGCGTTGA
- a CDS encoding transporter substrate-binding domain-containing protein, which produces MTVITSRRAALAALGLGAALTVFAPFASAQTVADIKKKGEITIGMLVDFPPYGTTDAKNQPDGYDADVAKLLAKDWGVKANIVPVTGPNRIPFLLTNKVDLLVASLAVTPERAKQVQFSQPYAAATIVLYGATKAPIKAAADLKGLRVGVARASTQDVAVTKAAPEGTEIRRFDDDASAMQALISGQVDAIGCSVTVAAQIAKRVPANTFENKFTLVQQSMGIAMRPGQEELHKAVNEFVQKNTANGELNKLYQKWLQADLPKMQ; this is translated from the coding sequence ATGACCGTCATCACCTCCCGCCGCGCAGCGCTCGCAGCCCTCGGCCTCGGCGCCGCCCTTACCGTGTTCGCACCTTTCGCCTCGGCGCAGACCGTGGCAGACATCAAGAAGAAGGGCGAGATCACCATCGGCATGCTGGTCGACTTTCCGCCCTACGGCACCACCGACGCGAAGAACCAGCCCGACGGCTACGACGCCGACGTGGCCAAGCTGCTGGCCAAGGACTGGGGCGTCAAGGCCAACATCGTGCCGGTCACGGGCCCGAACCGCATTCCCTTCCTGCTGACCAACAAGGTCGACCTGCTGGTGGCTTCGCTGGCCGTCACGCCCGAGCGCGCGAAGCAGGTGCAGTTCTCGCAGCCCTATGCAGCCGCCACCATCGTGCTGTATGGCGCGACCAAGGCCCCCATCAAGGCGGCAGCCGACCTGAAGGGCCTGCGCGTGGGCGTGGCCCGCGCATCGACGCAAGACGTGGCCGTGACCAAGGCCGCACCGGAAGGCACCGAAATCCGCCGCTTCGACGACGACGCCTCGGCCATGCAGGCGCTGATCTCGGGCCAGGTCGATGCCATCGGCTGCTCGGTGACCGTGGCAGCGCAAATCGCCAAGCGCGTGCCCGCCAACACCTTCGAAAACAAGTTCACGCTGGTGCAGCAGTCGATGGGCATCGCGATGCGCCCGGGCCAGGAAGAGCTGCACAAGGCGGTGAACGAGTTCGTGCAGAAGAACACCGCGAATGGCGAGCTGAACAAGCTCTACCAGAAGTGGCTGCAGGCCGATCTTCCGAAGATGCAATAA
- a CDS encoding amino acid ABC transporter ATP-binding protein, giving the protein MTMESIIRMEAVNKWYGEFQVLTGIDLSVRQGERIVICGPSGSGKSTLIRCINRLETVQKGRIVVDGIDLTAGGKNIDAVRAEVGMVFQQFNLFPHLTILENCTLAPMRSRGMTKAQAEEVAMKYLTRVRIPEQAGKYPSQLSGGQQQRVAIARALCMTPKIMLFDEPTSALDPEMVKEVLDTMIGLAEDGMTMLCVTHEMGFARSVADRVIFMAEGKIVEQAPPEEFFGNPKDERTRQFLGQILSSHQAH; this is encoded by the coding sequence ATGACGATGGAATCGATCATCCGCATGGAAGCGGTCAACAAGTGGTACGGTGAATTCCAGGTGTTGACCGGCATCGACCTGTCGGTGCGCCAGGGCGAGCGCATCGTGATCTGCGGGCCCTCGGGCTCGGGCAAGTCCACGCTCATCCGCTGCATCAACCGGCTCGAGACGGTGCAGAAGGGCCGCATCGTGGTCGACGGCATCGACCTCACGGCCGGCGGCAAGAACATCGACGCGGTGCGTGCCGAGGTCGGCATGGTGTTCCAGCAGTTCAACCTGTTCCCGCACCTCACCATCCTCGAGAACTGCACGCTGGCGCCGATGCGTTCGCGTGGCATGACGAAGGCGCAGGCCGAAGAGGTGGCCATGAAGTACCTCACGCGTGTGCGCATTCCGGAGCAGGCCGGCAAGTACCCCAGCCAGCTCTCGGGTGGCCAACAGCAGCGCGTTGCGATTGCGCGCGCGCTGTGCATGACGCCCAAGATCATGCTGTTCGACGAGCCCACCTCGGCCCTCGACCCCGAGATGGTCAAGGAAGTGCTCGACACCATGATCGGCCTGGCCGAAGACGGCATGACCATGCTGTGCGTGACGCACGAGATGGGCTTTGCCCGCAGCGTCGCTGATCGCGTGATCTTCATGGCCGAAGGCAAGATCGTCGAGCAGGCGCCGCCCGAAGAATTCTTCGGCAACCCGAAGGACGAGCGCACCCGCCAGTTCCTCGGCCAGATCCTCAGCTCCCACCAAGCCCACTGA
- a CDS encoding sugar phosphate isomerase/epimerase family protein gives MSFSVLISLSSFGAAEVGRHGQLWCSQLARAAGADSVEVRGEMLRDADAELPALNGLASVYSSPEGLWAQGGWLDSAALKRGIAAATRVGAKRLKMSIGDFQASSHGSLWGLKVELAETRVELLIENDQTVRAGTLPALQTFFDVADRAGVSLGMTFDMGNWHWLGECPLQAAQALGHRVRYVHCKGAQRLPHKWVAVPLGDSVAPWRSVLRALPADVPHAIEYPLVGDDLLAVTRAQIDFIRAARA, from the coding sequence ATGTCCTTCTCCGTTCTGATTTCTCTGTCGTCCTTCGGCGCGGCCGAGGTGGGGCGGCATGGCCAGCTCTGGTGTTCGCAGCTGGCACGCGCCGCAGGCGCCGATTCGGTGGAAGTGCGCGGCGAGATGCTGCGCGACGCCGATGCAGAGCTGCCCGCATTGAACGGGCTCGCATCCGTGTATTCCAGCCCCGAGGGTCTGTGGGCCCAGGGCGGCTGGCTCGACAGCGCCGCGCTCAAGCGCGGCATTGCTGCCGCCACGCGCGTGGGCGCGAAGCGGCTCAAGATGTCCATCGGCGACTTCCAGGCTTCCTCGCATGGCTCGCTCTGGGGCCTGAAGGTGGAGCTTGCTGAAACCCGCGTCGAGCTGCTCATCGAGAACGACCAGACCGTGCGCGCCGGCACGCTGCCCGCGCTGCAGACCTTCTTCGACGTGGCCGACCGCGCCGGCGTGTCGCTGGGCATGACCTTCGACATGGGCAACTGGCACTGGCTCGGCGAGTGCCCGCTGCAGGCCGCGCAGGCGCTCGGCCACCGCGTGCGCTACGTGCATTGCAAGGGCGCGCAGCGCCTGCCGCACAAATGGGTGGCGGTGCCGCTGGGCGACTCGGTCGCGCCATGGCGCTCGGTGCTGCGCGCGCTGCCGGCCGACGTGCCGCACGCCATCGAATACCCGCTCGTGGGCGACGACCTGCTGGCCGTTACCCGCGCGCAGATCGACTTCATCCGCGCCGCGCGGGCGTAG
- a CDS encoding sugar kinase, protein MTEPTAFDVALFGEAMLLLVADRPGPLENAEAFHKRTAGAETNVAIGLSRLGLKVGWASRLGTDSMGRALLAAMRAEGIDCSHVITDATQRTGFQFKGRVTDGSDPPIEYHRKGSAASHMGPADVDEAWLRSARHLHATGVFAAISDTSLQAALKTMDVMRAAGRTISFDTNLRPTLWSSTETMRHWINELASRADWVLPGIEEGLLLTGHDKPEDVAKFYRDRGAKLVVVKLGAEGAYYDSDVAGTGRVDGFPVKEVIDTVGAGDGFAAGVVSALLEGKSVPEAVRRGAWIGARAVQVLGDTEGLPTRAQLEEAGL, encoded by the coding sequence ATGACAGAACCAACCGCCTTCGACGTCGCACTCTTCGGCGAAGCCATGCTGTTGCTCGTGGCCGACCGCCCCGGCCCGCTGGAAAACGCAGAGGCGTTCCATAAGCGCACAGCCGGCGCCGAGACCAACGTGGCCATCGGCCTTTCGCGCCTGGGCCTCAAGGTGGGCTGGGCCAGCCGGCTCGGCACCGATTCGATGGGCCGCGCGCTGCTGGCCGCGATGCGCGCCGAAGGCATCGACTGCTCGCACGTGATCACCGACGCAACGCAGCGCACCGGCTTCCAGTTCAAGGGCCGCGTCACCGACGGCAGCGACCCGCCGATCGAATACCACCGCAAGGGCTCGGCCGCGAGCCACATGGGGCCGGCCGACGTCGACGAAGCCTGGCTGCGTTCGGCACGCCACCTGCACGCCACCGGCGTGTTCGCCGCCATCTCCGACACCAGCCTGCAGGCCGCGCTCAAGACCATGGACGTGATGCGCGCTGCCGGCCGCACCATCTCGTTCGACACCAACCTGCGTCCCACGCTGTGGTCGTCCACCGAGACCATGCGCCACTGGATCAACGAACTCGCCTCGCGCGCCGACTGGGTGCTGCCCGGCATCGAAGAGGGCCTGCTGCTCACCGGCCACGACAAGCCCGAGGATGTTGCGAAGTTCTATCGCGATCGCGGCGCGAAGCTGGTGGTCGTCAAGCTCGGCGCCGAGGGCGCCTACTACGACAGCGATGTGGCCGGCACCGGCCGCGTCGACGGCTTCCCAGTGAAGGAAGTGATCGACACCGTGGGCGCGGGCGATGGCTTCGCAGCCGGCGTGGTGAGTGCGTTGCTCGAAGGCAAGAGCGTGCCCGAGGCCGTGCGCCGCGGCGCATGGATCGGCGCGCGCGCGGTGCAGGTGCTGGGCGACACCGAAGGCCTGCCGACGCGGGCGCAACTCGAAGAAGCGGGGCTCTGA
- a CDS encoding 2-hydroxyacid dehydrogenase: MTNVSKKNVLVFRPLPEDQLARLQAVHHVVVADPRKEPEAFAAALRSANGLIGSSHTVDAALLDGAPQLQVISSVSVGVDNYPLAELHKRGIVLCHTPDVLTETVADTVFAILMATQRRVVELSTLVREGRWTKNIGEELFGTDVHGKTLGILGFGRIGQAVARRGALGFGMPVLYHARRPVDLATQAPELQGRATHTPLDDLLARADIVLAMLPLTDATRGMIDAAFFARMKPGAAFINGGRGATVNEDALLYALDHGTLRAAGLDVFAKEPLPADSPLRTHPRVTPLPHIGSATHETRHAMAELATTNLLQVLAGEKPTAPYDTASA, encoded by the coding sequence ATGACGAATGTGTCGAAGAAGAACGTCCTCGTCTTCCGGCCTCTGCCCGAAGACCAGCTGGCGCGCCTGCAAGCCGTGCACCATGTGGTCGTTGCCGACCCGCGCAAGGAGCCCGAGGCCTTTGCCGCCGCGCTGCGCAGCGCGAACGGGCTGATCGGGTCGAGCCATACGGTCGATGCCGCGCTGCTCGACGGGGCGCCGCAGCTCCAGGTGATTTCGAGCGTGTCGGTCGGTGTCGACAACTACCCGCTGGCCGAGCTGCACAAGCGCGGCATCGTGCTGTGCCACACGCCCGACGTGCTCACCGAAACGGTGGCCGACACGGTGTTCGCGATCCTCATGGCAACGCAGCGCCGCGTGGTCGAGCTCTCGACGCTTGTGCGCGAAGGCCGCTGGACGAAGAACATCGGCGAAGAACTCTTCGGCACCGACGTGCATGGCAAGACGCTGGGCATCCTCGGCTTCGGCCGCATCGGGCAGGCCGTGGCGCGCCGTGGTGCGCTGGGCTTCGGCATGCCGGTGCTGTACCACGCACGTCGCCCGGTCGACCTGGCCACGCAGGCGCCCGAGTTGCAAGGCCGCGCCACTCACACGCCGCTCGACGACCTGCTCGCACGTGCCGACATCGTGCTCGCGATGCTGCCGCTGACCGACGCGACGCGCGGCATGATCGACGCCGCCTTCTTTGCACGCATGAAACCCGGTGCCGCGTTCATCAACGGTGGCCGCGGCGCCACGGTGAATGAAGACGCGCTGCTCTACGCACTCGACCACGGCACACTGCGTGCCGCCGGCCTCGACGTATTCGCGAAAGAGCCGTTGCCGGCCGATTCGCCATTGCGCACCCATCCGCGCGTGACGCCGCTGCCGCACATAGGCTCGGCCACGCACGAGACGCGGCATGCCATGGCAGAACTCGCCACGACGAACCTGCTGCAGGTGCTGGCCGGCGAGAAGCCGACTGCGCCGTACGACACGGCGAGCGCATGA
- a CDS encoding LacI family DNA-binding transcriptional regulator, whose amino-acid sequence MKPTGRATIADVAEAAGVSKATVSRFLNHRERLLSPDIAARVEVAIAALAYSPSPMAQALSHGRSRLIGLIVADITNPYSVAVLRGAEKACQDAGYLVMLFNLGNESEREREAIDALAGYQVDGFILNTLGRGSNVVDAVTLHGKPAVLVDRRHTGMHTDFVSLDNHAAMQATCGHLVAGGYRELLYVTEPQKGVSSRRERTAAFGACVAAHEPRVAGEVFECVEGESDALDEALRALRQRAKRGRRAAVVAGNAVVTLRIAQAMARLGWQFGADLGFVGFDDPEWASLIGPGLSTVAQPTDAIGRTAATCLIERLRGLDAAPRQLLLPGQLVVRGSSQAL is encoded by the coding sequence ATGAAGCCGACCGGGCGTGCCACCATTGCCGACGTCGCCGAAGCCGCCGGCGTCTCCAAGGCCACCGTCTCGCGCTTCCTCAACCACCGCGAGCGGCTGCTGAGCCCCGACATCGCCGCGCGCGTCGAAGTCGCCATCGCCGCGCTGGCCTATTCGCCGAGCCCGATGGCGCAGGCCCTGAGCCATGGCCGCTCGCGGCTCATCGGGCTGATCGTGGCCGACATCACCAATCCATATTCCGTCGCAGTGCTGCGCGGCGCCGAGAAGGCCTGCCAGGACGCCGGCTACCTCGTGATGCTGTTCAACCTCGGCAACGAGAGCGAACGCGAGCGCGAGGCCATCGACGCGCTGGCGGGCTACCAGGTCGACGGCTTCATCCTCAACACGCTGGGCCGCGGCAGCAACGTGGTCGACGCGGTCACGCTGCATGGCAAGCCGGCGGTGCTGGTCGACCGGCGCCACACCGGCATGCACACCGACTTCGTCTCGCTCGACAACCACGCCGCGATGCAGGCCACCTGCGGTCATCTGGTCGCAGGCGGGTATCGCGAGCTGCTCTACGTCACCGAGCCGCAGAAGGGCGTGAGCTCGCGGCGCGAGCGCACGGCCGCATTCGGTGCCTGCGTGGCCGCGCACGAGCCGCGCGTGGCGGGCGAGGTGTTCGAGTGCGTCGAGGGCGAGAGCGATGCGCTCGACGAGGCCCTGCGCGCCCTTCGCCAGCGCGCCAAGCGCGGCCGACGCGCCGCGGTGGTCGCGGGCAATGCCGTGGTCACGCTGCGCATCGCGCAGGCCATGGCGCGGCTGGGCTGGCAGTTCGGTGCGGACCTTGGCTTTGTCGGCTTCGACGATCCCGAATGGGCCTCGCTCATCGGCCCCGGCCTGAGCACCGTGGCCCAGCCTACCGACGCCATCGGCCGCACGGCCGCTACCTGCCTGATCGAGCGGCTGCGTGGCCTGGACGCGGCGCCGCGCCAGTTGCTGCTGCCTGGCCAGCTGGTGGTGCGAGGCTCGTCGCAGGCGCTCTAG
- a CDS encoding GMC family oxidoreductase, with translation MEFDYVIVGGGSGGATLASRLSEDPAVKVCLVEAGGDGRGILVRAPAATVAMLPGRPRINNYAYQTVPQPGLNGRKGYQPRGRCLGGSSAINAMLYVRGHRDDYDDWERAGCTGWSFDAVLPYFKRAEGNQRGASALHGADGPLQVSEQQSPRPIADDFVRAAAECGIPRNDDFNGAKQEGAGLYQVTQFHDGARNGERCSAAAAYLHPVMNQRPNLTVLTDTQALRVVLEDRRATGVEVRRKDGSIETLHARREVALCGGAFNSPQLLMLSGIGDPAELGRHGIAVQHALPGVGQNLQDHTDFILAYTSKHTDLFGIGVVGSLHLVKAIAEWRKSGKGMIATPFAEGGAFIKSSPELRRPDLQLHFVIAITDDHARKLHAGFGFSCHVCVLRPKGRGDVRLNDVSPGSAPRIDPRFLSDPEDMALLLQGVKKMREILRAPTLEKYRHRELYTADAHTDEELIQHIRARADTIYHPVGTCKMGTDAMAVVDAKLRVHGIENLRVVDASIMPTLIGGNTNAPTIMIAERAADWMRGPITFDRAQQDARAPATSLAPPAGQAAATGAAPRPGHAAARSGR, from the coding sequence ATGGAATTCGACTACGTCATCGTGGGTGGCGGCTCCGGCGGCGCCACGCTGGCCTCGCGGCTGAGCGAAGACCCCGCCGTGAAGGTCTGCCTGGTCGAGGCCGGCGGCGACGGCCGCGGCATCCTGGTGCGGGCGCCTGCCGCCACGGTGGCGATGCTGCCGGGCCGCCCGCGCATCAACAACTACGCCTACCAGACCGTGCCGCAGCCCGGCCTGAACGGGCGCAAAGGCTACCAGCCACGCGGACGCTGCCTGGGCGGCTCCAGCGCGATCAACGCCATGCTCTACGTGCGCGGCCATCGCGACGACTACGACGACTGGGAGCGCGCGGGCTGCACCGGCTGGTCGTTCGATGCGGTGCTGCCCTACTTCAAGCGCGCCGAGGGCAACCAGCGCGGCGCAAGCGCACTGCACGGCGCCGACGGGCCGCTGCAGGTCTCTGAGCAGCAGAGCCCGCGCCCCATTGCCGACGACTTCGTGCGGGCCGCGGCGGAGTGCGGCATTCCGCGCAACGACGACTTCAATGGCGCCAAGCAGGAAGGCGCGGGCCTCTACCAGGTCACGCAGTTCCACGATGGCGCGCGCAACGGCGAGCGCTGCTCGGCGGCGGCTGCCTATCTTCATCCGGTGATGAACCAGCGCCCCAACCTCACAGTGCTGACCGACACGCAGGCCCTGCGCGTGGTGCTCGAAGACCGGCGCGCCACCGGTGTGGAGGTGCGGCGCAAAGACGGCAGTATCGAGACCCTTCACGCGCGGCGCGAAGTGGCGCTGTGCGGCGGCGCATTCAACTCGCCGCAACTGCTGATGCTCTCGGGCATCGGCGATCCGGCCGAGCTGGGCCGCCACGGCATCGCCGTGCAGCATGCGCTGCCGGGCGTCGGCCAGAACCTGCAGGACCACACCGACTTCATCCTCGCCTACACCTCGAAGCACACCGACCTGTTCGGCATCGGCGTGGTGGGTAGCCTGCACCTGGTGAAGGCCATTGCCGAGTGGCGCAAGAGTGGCAAGGGCATGATCGCGACGCCGTTCGCCGAAGGCGGCGCGTTCATCAAGTCTTCGCCCGAGCTGCGGCGGCCCGACCTGCAACTGCACTTCGTGATCGCGATCACCGATGACCATGCGCGCAAGCTGCACGCGGGCTTCGGCTTCTCGTGCCATGTGTGCGTGTTGCGCCCCAAGGGCCGCGGCGACGTGCGCCTGAACGATGTCAGCCCGGGCTCGGCGCCGCGCATCGACCCGCGCTTTCTGTCAGACCCGGAAGACATGGCGCTGCTGCTGCAAGGCGTGAAGAAGATGCGCGAGATCCTGCGCGCGCCAACACTCGAAAAGTACCGCCACCGCGAGCTCTACACGGCCGACGCGCACACCGACGAAGAACTCATTCAGCACATTCGCGCGCGCGCCGACACTATCTACCACCCCGTGGGCACCTGCAAGATGGGCACGGATGCGATGGCGGTGGTCGATGCGAAGCTGCGCGTGCACGGCATCGAGAATCTGCGCGTGGTCGATGCCTCGATCATGCCGACGCTGATCGGCGGCAACACCAATGCGCCGACCATCATGATCGCCGAACGCGCGGCCGACTGGATGCGCGGGCCGATCACCTTCGACCGCGCGCAGCAGGACGCTAGAGCGCCTGCGACGAGCCTCGCACCACCAGCTGGCCAGGCAGCAGCAACTGGCGCGGCGCCGCGTCCAGGCCACGCAGCCGCTCGATCAGGCAGGTAG